The Hyphomicrobiales bacterium genome has a window encoding:
- a CDS encoding L-ascorbate metabolism protein UlaG, beta-lactamase superfamily: MTRRKLLSFVGIGALLASTGAAWAAISRSRNPYYQGPVSDHFDGLVFSDGRTVNKGLADVLRWQTGKREREAFPPQYATPPQDKPPARIDGIRIVHLGHASFLYQIGDLNLLIDPVYSERASPFSFLGPRRVNAPGVAFEDLPKIDAVLVTHNHYDHLDIETLARLHDRDRPRMVMPLGNDTIVRARIPDARAEAHDWNDRLRLSDAVAITLVPSYHWSARGAFDRRMALWCSYVVEAGGTKIFHIGDTGYHDGSLYERLGREHGPFRLAVLPIGAYEPRWFMSDNHMNPEEAVKVMLALRAEQAIGHHWGTFQLTDEGVERPPEALKAALGAAGLPEERFRPMRPGLNWSA, encoded by the coding sequence ATGACCCGCCGCAAGCTCCTCTCCTTCGTCGGTATCGGCGCGCTGCTGGCTTCGACCGGCGCGGCCTGGGCCGCGATCTCCCGTTCGCGCAATCCCTATTATCAGGGGCCTGTCAGCGACCATTTCGACGGGCTCGTCTTCAGCGACGGGCGCACGGTGAACAAGGGCCTTGCCGATGTCCTGCGCTGGCAGACCGGCAAGCGCGAGCGCGAAGCCTTCCCGCCGCAATACGCCACGCCGCCGCAGGACAAGCCGCCGGCCCGGATCGACGGCATCCGCATCGTCCATCTCGGCCACGCCTCGTTCCTCTACCAGATCGGCGACCTCAACCTGCTGATCGACCCCGTCTATTCGGAGCGCGCGAGCCCCTTCTCCTTCCTCGGCCCCAGACGGGTCAACGCGCCCGGTGTCGCCTTCGAAGACCTGCCGAAGATCGACGCGGTCCTCGTCACGCACAATCACTACGACCATCTCGACATCGAGACCCTGGCGCGGCTTCACGACCGCGACCGGCCGCGCATGGTCATGCCGCTCGGCAACGACACCATCGTCAGGGCACGCATCCCCGACGCCCGCGCCGAGGCGCATGACTGGAACGACCGGCTCCGGCTCTCGGACGCCGTCGCGATCACGCTGGTGCCGAGCTATCACTGGTCGGCGCGCGGCGCCTTCGACCGGCGCATGGCGCTGTGGTGTTCCTATGTTGTCGAGGCCGGCGGCACGAAGATCTTCCATATCGGCGATACCGGCTATCACGACGGTTCGCTCTATGAGCGGCTCGGCCGCGAGCACGGGCCATTCCGCCTCGCCGTGCTGCCGATCGGCGCCTATGAGCCGCGCTGGTTCATGTCGGACAACCACATGAACCCGGAGGAAGCGGTCAAGGTGATGCTGGCGCTCCGCGCCGAGCAGGCGATCGGCCACCATTGGGGCACCTTCCAGCTCACCGACGAGGGCGTCGAGCGCCCGCCCGAAGCGCTGAAGGCGGCGCTGGGGGCAGCAGGACTGCCGGAAGAGCGCTTCCGGCCGATGCGGCCGGGTTTGAACTGGAGCGCGTGA
- a CDS encoding LysE family translocator, translating to MTFEAWAAFAAATAVLLVIPGPTILLVISYALGQGWRTAFPIAVGVALGDFTAMTLSMLGVGALLATSAMVFTALKWIGAAYLIWLGIKLFRAGGSLDAKPREDAAPAWKMLGHAWLVTALNPKSITFFVAFLPQFLDTKGDFWTQMLIFEATFISLAFANAMGYALIASRARAVVSNPRAIGLFNKAGGTLLIGAGVATVAIRSGSN from the coding sequence ATGACCTTCGAAGCCTGGGCCGCCTTCGCCGCCGCCACTGCCGTCCTCCTGGTCATTCCCGGACCGACGATCCTCCTCGTCATCTCCTATGCGCTCGGCCAGGGCTGGCGTACGGCTTTCCCGATCGCCGTCGGCGTCGCACTCGGCGACTTCACGGCGATGACGCTCTCGATGCTCGGTGTCGGTGCCCTGCTCGCCACCTCCGCCATGGTTTTCACCGCGCTGAAATGGATCGGCGCGGCCTATCTGATCTGGCTCGGCATCAAGCTCTTCCGGGCCGGCGGCTCGCTCGACGCCAAGCCGCGCGAGGATGCCGCGCCCGCCTGGAAGATGCTCGGCCATGCCTGGCTGGTGACGGCGCTGAACCCGAAGAGCATCACCTTCTTCGTCGCCTTCCTGCCCCAGTTCCTCGACACCAAGGGCGATTTCTGGACGCAGATGCTGATCTTCGAGGCGACTTTCATCAGCCTCGCCTTCGCCAATGCCATGGGCTACGCGCTGATCGCCTCGCGGGCACGGGCCGTGGTCAGCAATCCGCGCGCGATCGGCCTGTTCAACAAGGCTGGCGGCACGCTGCTGATCGGCGCCGGTGTCGCCACGGTCGCGATCCGTTCCGGAAGCAACTGA
- a CDS encoding CAP domain-containing protein, with protein sequence MKLSSVLPLLALSCVLAACAGDPRKEGPLDPRMVEKLNAVSLDPAQAGSILNAYRASHGLGPVKPDPRLMAMAQRQADAMASQNALSHDAGGNFTSRIHAAGIDSARAAENLGGGYFSTEEAFDGWRKSAGHNANLLMKEATRYGIALSKDPRTSYRAWWVLVLAAEPEVRREMGTAAAAPTVWFGNNPQPVR encoded by the coding sequence ATGAAACTGTCTTCCGTCCTCCCGCTTCTCGCTCTCTCCTGCGTGCTGGCCGCCTGTGCCGGCGATCCGCGCAAGGAAGGCCCGCTCGATCCACGCATGGTCGAGAAGCTCAATGCCGTCTCGCTCGATCCGGCGCAGGCCGGCAGCATCCTCAATGCCTACCGTGCCAGTCACGGTCTCGGCCCGGTCAAGCCGGACCCGCGCCTGATGGCGATGGCACAGCGGCAAGCCGACGCGATGGCCTCGCAGAACGCGCTCTCGCATGACGCCGGCGGCAACTTCACCTCCCGCATCCATGCTGCCGGCATCGACAGCGCCCGCGCGGCGGAGAATCTCGGCGGCGGCTATTTCTCGACCGAGGAGGCTTTCGACGGCTGGCGCAAATCGGCAGGCCATAATGCCAATCTCCTGATGAAGGAGGCGACCCGTTACGGCATCGCCCTGTCCAAGGATCCGCGGACGAGCTACCGCGCCTGGTGGGTGCTGGTGCTGGCAGCCGAGCCGGAAGTACGCCGCGAAATGGGAACGGCGGCAGCGGCCCCCACTGTCTGGTTCGGCAACAATCCCCAGCCGGTGCGGTAG
- a CDS encoding conserved hypothetical protein (Evidence 4 : Unknown function but conserved in other organisms) → MPEISTLRIPDALDIITEGPTMRPSLLHCLSLAGVATFLGAASASAQPCASNFKVDGVPMVTGLSYRTWDLIPNRQPAAVLADLGAAVSAEGFADMRIDKPTSAVVAIQETTGSGRPQTLRITARKNGAGTRVDAVFVVQAGQVAPEDYVRKAFCRVIGGARRG, encoded by the coding sequence TTGCCAGAAATCTCCACGCTGCGCATTCCTGATGCGCTCGATATCATCACAGAAGGACCGACGATGCGCCCGTCTCTGCTCCATTGCCTGTCGCTTGCAGGCGTCGCGACGTTTCTTGGTGCAGCCTCGGCGAGCGCACAGCCCTGCGCCAGCAACTTCAAGGTCGACGGCGTTCCGATGGTGACGGGCCTGAGCTATCGCACCTGGGACCTGATTCCCAATCGCCAGCCGGCAGCCGTTCTCGCCGATCTCGGCGCCGCGGTGTCCGCCGAGGGCTTCGCCGACATGCGCATCGACAAGCCGACGAGCGCGGTCGTCGCCATCCAGGAGACGACCGGCTCCGGCCGCCCGCAGACCCTGCGCATTACCGCCCGCAAGAACGGCGCCGGCACGCGCGTCGATGCGGTGTTCGTGGTCCAGGCCGGGCAGGTCGCGCCCGAGGATTACGTCCGCAAGGCCTTCTGCCGGGTCATCGGCGGCGCACGCCGGGGCTGA
- the ffh gene encoding signal recognition particle protein component — protein sequence MFGTLSERLSSILSGLTRRGSLTEEDVNAALREVRRALLEADVALEVVRSFTDKVRERAVGAEVLKSVTPGQQVIKIVNDVLIETLGGEGEVISLDAVPPVPILMVGLQGSGKTTSTAKIAKRLTERHKKKVLMASLDTRRPAAMEQLAVLGQQVGVQTLPIVAGQSAVQIARRAIEAARLGGYDVVMLDTAGRVTLDDTLMAEVADVKAATNPHEVLLVADALTGQDAVNTARAFDARVGLSGIVLTRMDGDSRGGAALSMRAVTGKPIKLVGTGEKTDELDDFHPSRVANRILGMGDIVSLVEKAAQTVDADKAQALAQRLAKGNFDLDDLRMQLQQMEKMGGFGGVMGLLPGMAQMKNQLAAAKVDDKMIARQVAIINSMTPAERKNPDLLKNSRKKRIAAGSGTSPEAINKLLKMHRGMADMMKAMKKQKGGMLGKLGSMFGLGGGLPGGMPDPSKMDPAQLEELQKQLGAGGGLPQLPPGGFPGLPKGVTPPAGMMPKLPGLGGGLPGLGGPFGGKKK from the coding sequence ATGTTCGGCACGCTGAGCGAAAGACTCTCCAGCATCCTCTCGGGGCTGACCCGCCGGGGTTCGCTGACCGAGGAGGACGTCAACGCCGCCCTGCGCGAGGTGCGCCGGGCGTTGCTCGAGGCGGACGTCGCGCTCGAGGTCGTCCGCAGCTTCACCGATAAGGTGCGCGAGCGCGCCGTCGGCGCCGAGGTGCTGAAGTCGGTCACGCCCGGCCAGCAGGTCATCAAGATCGTCAACGACGTCCTGATCGAGACGCTGGGCGGCGAGGGCGAGGTCATCAGCCTCGATGCCGTTCCGCCGGTGCCGATCCTGATGGTCGGTCTCCAGGGCTCCGGCAAGACGACCTCGACCGCCAAGATCGCCAAGCGCCTGACCGAGCGCCATAAGAAGAAGGTGCTGATGGCGTCGCTCGATACGCGACGCCCGGCCGCCATGGAGCAGCTCGCGGTGCTCGGCCAGCAGGTCGGCGTGCAGACGCTGCCCATCGTCGCCGGCCAGTCGGCCGTGCAGATCGCCCGGCGTGCCATCGAGGCCGCGCGCCTCGGCGGCTACGACGTCGTGATGCTCGACACTGCTGGCCGCGTGACGCTCGACGATACGCTGATGGCCGAGGTCGCGGATGTGAAGGCCGCGACCAACCCGCATGAGGTGCTGCTCGTCGCCGACGCGCTGACCGGCCAGGATGCGGTGAATACCGCGCGCGCCTTCGATGCCCGCGTCGGCCTCAGCGGCATCGTGCTGACCCGCATGGACGGCGACTCCCGCGGCGGCGCGGCGCTCTCGATGCGCGCCGTCACCGGCAAGCCGATCAAGCTGGTCGGCACCGGCGAAAAGACCGACGAGCTCGACGATTTCCATCCCTCGCGCGTCGCCAACCGCATCCTCGGCATGGGCGATATCGTCTCGCTCGTCGAGAAGGCGGCCCAGACGGTCGACGCCGATAAGGCGCAGGCGCTGGCGCAGCGCCTCGCCAAGGGCAATTTCGACCTCGACGACCTGCGCATGCAGCTCCAGCAGATGGAGAAGATGGGCGGCTTCGGCGGCGTGATGGGCCTTCTGCCCGGCATGGCGCAGATGAAGAACCAGCTTGCCGCCGCCAAGGTCGACGACAAGATGATCGCCCGTCAGGTCGCGATCATCAACTCGATGACGCCGGCCGAGCGCAAGAATCCCGATTTGTTGAAGAACAGCCGCAAGAAGCGCATTGCCGCCGGCTCCGGCACCTCGCCGGAAGCGATCAACAAGCTGCTCAAGATGCATCGCGGCATGGCCGACATGATGAAGGCCATGAAGAAGCAGAAGGGCGGTATGCTCGGCAAGCTCGGCTCGATGTTCGGGCTTGGCGGCGGCCTGCCGGGCGGCATGCCCGATCCCTCGAAGATGGACCCGGCCCAGCTGGAGGAGCTGCAGAAGCAGCTCGGCGCGGGCGGTGGTCTGCCGCAATTGCCGCCGGGCGGCTTCCCCGGCTTGCCGAAGGGCGTCACGCCGCCTGCCGGCATGATGCCGAAGCTGCCCGGTCTCGGCGGTGGGCTGCCGGGGCTCGGCGGGCCATTCGGGGGCAAGAAGAAGTGA
- a CDS encoding Acetyltransferase, GNAT family has product MIPVLETERLRLRGWTAADFGVLVDFYADEDLTRYVGGTSGRDDAWRRFASMVGHWMLRGHGLWALEAQEDDRLVGWCGLLSPEGWPEPEVGWSLFAGEHGRGYATEAALRVRDYAYRDLGWGTLMSLIHPDNRPSIRVAERLGASFEKPFVIRGTEVGIYRHPAAEPAKYTSANLN; this is encoded by the coding sequence GTGATTCCCGTTCTGGAAACGGAACGACTGCGGCTGCGCGGCTGGACGGCCGCCGATTTTGGCGTGCTCGTCGATTTCTACGCCGACGAGGACCTGACCCGCTATGTCGGCGGTACCAGCGGCCGCGACGATGCATGGCGTCGTTTCGCCAGCATGGTCGGGCACTGGATGTTGCGCGGCCACGGCCTCTGGGCGCTGGAAGCGCAGGAGGACGACCGCCTTGTCGGCTGGTGCGGCCTGCTTTCGCCGGAAGGCTGGCCCGAGCCCGAGGTCGGCTGGAGCCTGTTCGCGGGCGAGCACGGCCGCGGCTATGCGACCGAGGCTGCCCTGCGCGTCCGTGACTATGCCTATCGTGACTTGGGATGGGGCACGCTGATGAGCCTGATCCATCCCGACAATCGACCCTCGATCCGTGTCGCCGAGCGTCTCGGTGCCAGCTTCGAGAAGCCGTTCGTGATCCGTGGCACGGAGGTCGGTATCTACCGGCATCCGGCCGCCGAGCCTGCGAAATACACGTCTGCAAACCTGAACTGA
- the rpsP gene encoding 30S ribosomal protein S16: MSLKIRLTRGGAKKRPYYRIVVADARSPRDGRFIEKVGSYDPMKPKDSADRVVLDTEKVQAWLAKGAQPTDRVLRFLDAAGLAKRPARNNPNKAVPGDKAKERAEKKAEKAAAPAAEEAAEA; the protein is encoded by the coding sequence ATGTCCCTCAAGATCCGCCTGACCCGCGGCGGCGCCAAGAAGCGCCCCTATTACCGCATCGTCGTCGCCGACGCCCGCTCGCCGCGCGACGGCCGCTTCATCGAGAAGGTCGGCTCCTACGACCCGATGAAGCCGAAGGATTCCGCCGACCGCGTCGTGCTCGACACCGAGAAGGTCCAGGCCTGGCTCGCCAAGGGCGCGCAGCCGACCGACCGCGTCCTGCGCTTCCTCGATGCCGCCGGCCTCGCCAAGCGCCCGGCCCGCAACAACCCGAACAAGGCCGTTCCCGGCGACAAGGCCAAGGAGCGCGCCGAGAAGAAGGCCGAGAAGGCCGCTGCCCCGGCCGCCGAAGAAGCCGCCGAGGCGTGA
- the rimM gene encoding Ribosome maturation factor RimM, which produces MSDDNLILLGIVGAPHGVRGEVRIKTFTGDSLAIAGYGPLSDGKGRSFEITDIRPAKEVVVARLKGVTTREAAEALNGVELFVARDKLSADAEEDEFLHADLIGCSVVGLDGAVLGSVTGVENYGAGDLLDIKTPDGRFVLMPFTKAFAPRIDMAARRIEAEPPLGLFEPDDDKQ; this is translated from the coding sequence ATGTCTGACGATAATCTCATCCTGCTCGGCATCGTCGGCGCGCCGCATGGCGTGCGCGGCGAGGTCAGGATCAAGACCTTCACCGGCGATTCGCTCGCGATCGCCGGTTACGGCCCGCTGTCGGACGGCAAGGGCCGCAGCTTCGAGATCACCGATATCCGTCCCGCCAAGGAAGTGGTCGTCGCCCGGCTTAAGGGCGTGACGACGCGCGAGGCGGCCGAGGCGCTGAACGGCGTCGAACTGTTCGTCGCCCGCGACAAGCTCTCGGCTGATGCTGAGGAGGACGAGTTCCTGCATGCCGACTTGATCGGCTGCAGCGTGGTCGGGCTGGACGGAGCCGTGCTCGGCAGCGTCACCGGCGTCGAGAATTACGGGGCCGGCGACCTGCTCGATATCAAGACGCCGGACGGGCGCTTCGTCCTGATGCCCTTCACCAAGGCCTTCGCACCGCGTATCGACATGGCCGCGCGCCGGATCGAGGCCGAGCCTCCTCTCGGATTGTTCGAGCCCGACGATGACAAGCAATAG
- a CDS encoding Beta-phosphoglucomutase — MTSNRPARALIFDMDGTIVDNMRFHDDAWESWHVSNQLPFDRETFSARTAGMALGEIVGPYFPHATDDEIAAMGDAKEALYREAYRPHVAATAGLLDLMARADAAGVPMAVGTAAPPPNIEVVLDALDLRRRFSTIVSPSQGFRGKPHPDMFLAAAERMKVDPADCIVFEDAPLGVEAARRAGMRAVALLTLLGPEGFAGYDNLIASARDFTALDGLPALRFA, encoded by the coding sequence ATGACAAGCAATAGGCCCGCCCGCGCGCTGATCTTCGACATGGATGGCACCATCGTCGACAATATGCGCTTCCATGACGACGCCTGGGAGAGCTGGCACGTCAGCAACCAATTGCCGTTCGACCGCGAGACCTTTTCGGCCCGAACGGCCGGCATGGCACTGGGCGAGATCGTCGGTCCTTACTTCCCGCACGCGACTGACGACGAGATCGCGGCGATGGGCGATGCCAAGGAAGCGCTCTATCGCGAGGCCTATCGCCCGCATGTCGCGGCGACGGCGGGCCTGCTGGACCTGATGGCGCGTGCCGATGCGGCTGGCGTACCGATGGCCGTCGGCACCGCCGCGCCGCCGCCGAATATCGAGGTGGTTCTTGATGCGCTGGACCTGCGCCGGCGCTTTTCGACGATCGTCTCGCCGAGCCAGGGGTTCCGCGGCAAGCCGCATCCCGACATGTTCCTGGCCGCGGCCGAGCGGATGAAGGTCGATCCCGCCGACTGCATCGTCTTCGAGGACGCGCCGCTCGGCGTCGAGGCGGCGCGCCGCGCCGGCATGCGGGCGGTGGCGCTGCTCACGCTGCTCGGTCCCGAGGGTTTCGCCGGCTATGACAACCTGATCGCCTCGGCCCGCGATTTCACGGCGCTGGACGGCCTGCCGGCGCTGCGCTTTGCTTGA
- the trmD gene encoding tRNA m(1)G37 methyltransferase: MPFRASILTLYPEMFPGPLGISLAGEGLRKGLWSLDTHQIREHGIGRHRNVDDNPAGGGAGMVLRCDVLAAAIDAAVPADDPRPRLLMSPRGRPLKQEQVRDWAEGPGLVIVCGRFEGVDERVIEGRNLIEVSIGDYILSGGEMAALTLLDACVRLIPGVMGKTASGEDESFENGLLEYPHYTRPREWEGRGLPAALLSGDHARIAKWRREQAEKITRERRPDLLSLLPRGEKGG, from the coding sequence ATGCCCTTCCGCGCTTCGATCCTGACGCTCTACCCGGAGATGTTTCCGGGGCCGCTCGGCATCTCGCTGGCGGGCGAGGGGTTGCGCAAGGGGCTGTGGTCGCTCGATACGCATCAGATTCGCGAGCATGGCATCGGCCGCCATCGCAATGTCGACGACAACCCGGCCGGCGGCGGCGCCGGCATGGTGCTGCGCTGCGACGTGCTGGCGGCGGCGATCGATGCCGCGGTGCCGGCCGACGATCCGCGTCCGCGCCTGCTGATGTCGCCGCGCGGACGACCGCTCAAGCAGGAGCAGGTTCGCGACTGGGCGGAAGGCCCGGGCCTCGTCATCGTCTGCGGGCGTTTCGAGGGCGTCGATGAACGGGTGATCGAGGGGCGCAACCTGATCGAGGTCTCGATCGGCGACTACATCCTCTCCGGCGGCGAGATGGCGGCGCTGACGCTGCTCGACGCCTGCGTGCGTCTCATCCCCGGCGTGATGGGCAAGACCGCCTCCGGCGAGGATGAGAGCTTCGAAAACGGGCTGCTGGAATATCCGCATTATACCCGCCCGCGCGAATGGGAGGGCAGGGGTCTGCCCGCCGCGCTTCTTTCCGGCGACCATGCCCGCATCGCGAAATGGCGGCGCGAGCAGGCGGAGAAGATCACGCGCGAGCGGCGGCCGGACCTTCTTTCCCTTCTCCCCCGAGGGGAGAAGGGAGGCTAA
- a CDS encoding Rhodanese-related sulfurtransferase yields MTKGATTRRIILAGGFMLPASFVFGQSGATLSPREAHEAAQAKRILLVDIRGAQEWADTGLPQGAIPLDADAPAFEVRIAGLRLDHPGKRIVLIDRTGAQAVAVAQKLAGRGWRDLAGMRGGMLGPGGWLAEKLPVTAYR; encoded by the coding sequence ATGACCAAAGGCGCCACAACGCGCCGGATCATTCTGGCCGGGGGCTTCATGCTCCCGGCCTCTTTCGTTTTCGGGCAATCGGGAGCGACGCTCTCGCCTCGCGAAGCCCATGAGGCGGCGCAGGCGAAGCGCATCCTGCTCGTCGACATTCGTGGCGCGCAGGAATGGGCCGATACCGGCCTGCCGCAGGGCGCCATTCCCCTCGACGCCGACGCGCCGGCCTTCGAGGTCAGGATCGCGGGCTTGCGCCTCGATCATCCCGGCAAGCGCATCGTCCTGATCGATCGGACCGGTGCGCAGGCTGTCGCCGTCGCGCAGAAGCTGGCCGGGCGCGGCTGGCGCGATCTCGCCGGCATGCGGGGCGGCATGCTCGGGCCGGGCGGCTGGCTGGCCGAGAAGCTGCCGGTGACGGCATATCGTTAG
- the aatA gene encoding Aspartate/prephenate aminotransferase: protein MAFLADALKRVKPSATITITQKARDLKAQGKDVISLSVGEPDFDTPDNIKEAAIAAIKRGETKYTPVSGIPQLREAVARKFKRENGLEYKASQTIVSTGGKHVIYNALLATLNPGDEVICVSPYWVSYPEMVALCGGTPTYAETYLKNDFKLQPEDLEKAITPKTKWVILNSPSNPSGAAYSHAEMKKLTDVLMRHPHVWILTDDMYEHLVYGDFTFVTPAQVEPALYERTLTMNGVSKSYAMTGWRIGYAAGPQALINAMDLVQGQQTSGTSAISQWAAVEALDGTQEHIPVFKKAFERRRDLVVSMLNQTRGLKCPVPEGAFYVYPDCSALIGKTMPNGKKVETDEDLVMGLLETEAVAAVHGSSFGLGPNFRISYATSDEKLEEACRRIQRFCAELR, encoded by the coding sequence ATGGCCTTTCTTGCCGATGCCCTGAAGCGCGTGAAGCCCTCGGCGACCATCACGATCACGCAGAAGGCCCGCGATCTGAAAGCCCAGGGCAAGGACGTGATCTCGCTCTCGGTCGGCGAGCCCGATTTCGACACGCCGGACAACATCAAGGAAGCGGCCATCGCCGCGATCAAGCGCGGCGAGACCAAGTACACCCCGGTCTCCGGCATCCCGCAGCTGCGCGAGGCCGTCGCCCGCAAGTTCAAGCGCGAGAACGGCCTGGAGTACAAGGCGAGCCAGACCATCGTTTCGACCGGCGGCAAGCACGTCATCTACAACGCCCTGCTCGCCACGCTGAACCCGGGCGACGAGGTCATCTGCGTCTCGCCCTACTGGGTTTCCTATCCCGAGATGGTCGCGCTCTGCGGCGGCACCCCGACCTATGCCGAGACCTATCTCAAGAACGACTTCAAGCTGCAGCCGGAAGACCTCGAGAAGGCGATCACCCCGAAGACCAAGTGGGTGATCCTGAACTCGCCCTCGAACCCCTCGGGCGCCGCCTACAGCCATGCCGAGATGAAGAAGCTCACGGATGTGCTGATGCGCCATCCGCATGTCTGGATCCTCACCGACGACATGTACGAGCACCTCGTCTATGGCGACTTCACCTTCGTCACCCCGGCGCAGGTCGAGCCCGCCCTCTACGAGCGCACGCTGACCATGAACGGCGTCTCGAAGTCCTACGCCATGACCGGCTGGCGCATCGGCTACGCCGCCGGCCCTCAAGCTCTGATCAACGCCATGGACCTCGTCCAGGGCCAGCAGACCTCGGGCACCTCGGCGATCTCGCAATGGGCGGCCGTGGAAGCGCTCGACGGCACGCAGGAGCATATCCCGGTCTTCAAGAAGGCCTTCGAGCGTCGCCGCGACCTCGTTGTCTCCATGCTGAACCAGACCCGCGGCCTGAAGTGCCCGGTGCCGGAAGGCGCGTTCTATGTCTATCCCGACTGCTCCGCCCTGATCGGCAAGACCATGCCGAACGGCAAGAAGGTCGAGACCGACGAAGACCTCGTCATGGGCCTGCTGGAAACGGAAGCGGTTGCGGCCGTGCACGGCTCGTCCTTCGGGCTGGGCCCGAACTTCCGCATCTCCTACGCCACCTCGGACGAGAAGCTGGAAGAGGCCTGCCGCCGCATCCAGCGCTTCTGCGCCGAACTGCGCTGA
- a CDS encoding conserved hypothetical protein (Evidence 4 : Unknown function but conserved in other organisms), translated as MRPGHAKAGDMASPAGTIAIYVDADACPVKDEVYRVAGRHGLHVFVVANSFLNVPREPWIQRVTVPGNFDAADDWIAERVGRGAIVVTADIPLADRCIKAGADVIGPTGKPFTEASIGMALATRDMMEDLRAMGTVQGGPKPFSQKDRSAFLQALDLAIQRLKRAGFGG; from the coding sequence TTGCGGCCCGGGCATGCGAAGGCCGGAGACATGGCGAGCCCTGCCGGAACGATCGCGATCTATGTGGATGCCGACGCCTGCCCGGTGAAGGACGAGGTCTATCGCGTCGCCGGCCGCCATGGCCTGCATGTCTTCGTCGTCGCCAACAGCTTCCTCAACGTGCCGCGCGAGCCTTGGATCCAGCGCGTGACGGTGCCCGGCAATTTCGACGCCGCCGACGACTGGATCGCGGAGCGGGTGGGGCGCGGCGCCATCGTCGTCACCGCCGATATTCCGCTGGCCGATCGCTGCATCAAGGCCGGTGCCGACGTCATCGGGCCGACCGGAAAGCCCTTCACCGAAGCCTCGATCGGCATGGCGCTGGCAACGCGCGACATGATGGAGGATCTGCGCGCAATGGGAACCGTGCAGGGCGGGCCGAAGCCGTTTTCGCAGAAGGACCGCTCGGCCTTCCTGCAGGCGCTCGACCTGGCGATCCAGCGGTTGAAACGGGCGGGTTTCGGCGGGTAA
- a CDS encoding Tripartite-type tricarboxylate transporter, receptor component TctC, with the protein MSLTRRSTFGLMAGAVFAPSIVRAQSFPSKIVTLVVPYPAGGPTDAIARFVAQDLSVAFGHNVVVDNRAGASGAVGTRAVAHAAPDGYTIVFGNNQTHGNNMFLLKEPGYDAVKDFAPLAGVGAFEHAFVVRNDLPAKNIQELIALAKADPGKLNYGSTGVGSGSHLAMELFMQRTGIKMTHVPFRGAAPLVQEIVAGRIDIANSTLPSVLEQINAGTLRALAIASPERNPRAKDIPTLREQGVSNADADSWAAFFAPVKTPDAVLDTLSKAVIASLNKPETREAILKLGFTLKVRDPAAFKPYHAQEIATWKQIIADAGVKPE; encoded by the coding sequence ATGTCGTTGACCCGCCGTTCCACGTTCGGCCTGATGGCCGGCGCCGTCTTTGCTCCGTCGATCGTCCGGGCCCAGAGCTTCCCCAGCAAGATCGTCACCCTGGTCGTGCCCTATCCGGCAGGCGGCCCGACCGATGCCATCGCGCGCTTCGTGGCGCAGGATCTCTCGGTCGCCTTCGGGCACAATGTCGTCGTCGACAACCGGGCCGGCGCCTCCGGCGCGGTCGGCACGCGCGCTGTCGCCCATGCGGCGCCGGACGGCTACACCATCGTCTTCGGCAACAACCAGACGCATGGCAACAACATGTTCCTGCTGAAGGAGCCCGGCTACGACGCGGTGAAGGATTTCGCGCCGCTCGCCGGCGTCGGCGCATTCGAGCACGCCTTCGTCGTCCGCAACGACCTGCCGGCCAAGAACATCCAGGAGCTGATCGCGCTCGCCAAGGCCGATCCGGGCAAGCTGAACTATGGCTCGACCGGTGTCGGCTCGGGCTCGCATCTCGCCATGGAGCTGTTCATGCAGCGCACCGGCATCAAGATGACGCATGTCCCGTTCCGGGGTGCGGCGCCGCTGGTGCAGGAGATCGTCGCCGGCCGCATCGACATCGCCAATTCGACGCTGCCGAGCGTGCTGGAGCAGATCAATGCCGGCACGCTCCGGGCCCTTGCCATCGCCAGCCCCGAGCGCAACCCGCGCGCCAAGGACATCCCGACGCTGCGCGAGCAGGGCGTGAGCAATGCCGACGCCGATTCCTGGGCGGCCTTCTTCGCTCCGGTGAAGACGCCGGACGCGGTGCTCGACACGCTCTCCAAGGCGGTCATCGCCTCGCTGAACAAGCCCGAGACGCGTGAAGCGATCCTGAAGCTCGGCTTTACGCTCAAGGTGCGCGATCCGGCGGCGTTCAAGCCGTATCACGCTCAGGAGATCGCGACCTGGAAGCAGATCATCGCCGATGCCGGCGTGAAGCCGGAATAA